A region of the Microbacterium sp. SL75 genome:
TTTGAACGCCAGGTTGAACGAGACGACGGCCGGGGTGGCATCGGCGTCGACGCCGAGCGATTCCTCGCTCACGGCGTGCACGACGAAAAAGTAGCGGTGGGGCTGGTCGCCCTGCGGGGGAGCGGCTCCGAGGAAGCCTGCCTCGCCGCCGTCGTTGCGGACGTGGAAGGCGTGGCCCGGGAGGTCGCCCGAGGCGGCCCCGGATGCCAGCTCGCGCACGTCCGCCGGGACGTCGACGAGTACCCAGTGCCAGAAGCCGCTCGGGGTGGGGGCGTCGGGGTCGAAGCCCGTGATCACGAACGACTTGGTTCCTTCGGGGACGTTCGACCAGCTGAGCTGGGGCGAGGTGTTGCCCTTGTCGGCGACCTGGTCGTCCGCGAGCGGTTGTCCATCGGTGACGTCATCGCTGACCACGTCGAATGATGGGACGGACGGAAGGAGGGAGTACGGATCGGGCGTCTGCGGGCGGGAGAGATCTGCCATGGAGGGGACGTTATGACGGCGGGGTGACCGAACGGCAGGGCTTGCATCCGCCCGCGCCGGGGTTTATCGGTCAGAGGCGGAGGTGGAGGAGGGAGCGCGCGGTCTCCCGGCAGCCCTCGGGAGCGGGGAGGCCGTAGTCGTTCTCGACGACGGTGCGCAGTTCGGCGGCCAACTCGTCGACGGAGGGGCGTGCGTCGAGGGCTTCGAGGATGGGCAGGATCAGGTCGTCGTATTCGTCGTCGGGCCATCCTTGACCGATGTGGTGGACTCCGATCGGATCCCACTCGTTCAGGACGGCGCGGATGCGCAGGGCTACGGGCGACAGTGACCGCGGCGGTGTGGACGTCTGCATAGGGGGAGTGTTGTCACCTTCGTTAGGTGCGCGCTGAGCATCGCCGATGCGTCTGGTGCGTGACGTCGGTGCGGCTGTCGGTGACGTGGGAACGTGATCCGCCGAAGGGGTTCGCCCCACCCCGCCGGGTGGCGGGGCTGCGGGGTTTCGAGTTCGTAAAGACCGACCGCCGCGATAACGTCGGAGGGCGCCCGAGGGCGAGGGGAAACCCGCAATCCGTCGCCGGGGGGCGAAGTACAGGACGGAGTCGCCGTGAGTGACATCGACGAGCCTTCGGGTGCCGATCGGGCACCCGGTGAATCGGCAACGCCGCGTCGGTCCGGGATATCCCGGAGAGCGCTGGTGTTCGGTGGCGTCGCCGTCGGCGGACTCGCCGTGCTCGGTGGTGGAGCTCTCGTCTATCGCGAGATCCGGCGCTCGGCGCCTCCGGAGGGGACCTGGGTCAAGCTCAGCCCCATCGTGCCGGTGCCCGATGCTTCGCCGCGTCCCGTCTCTCCCGCCTTCGAGGAGCCCGGCGACGACACGACCGTGGCGGTCTGGGCCCACGCCGACGACGACATCATCTTCGCCAACCCCCACCTCGCGGGGATCATCGGCTCGGGGGCGACGCTGCGCACCATCTTCGTGACCGCGGGCGACGCCGGCCGGGGCCTCGCTTATGCGCAACAGCGCGAGGCGGGCATCCGAGCCGCGTACGACGAGATGCGCGGCAGCACCCAACCGTGGGACACCACCCAGCTGACGCTTCGAAGCGGCGCGCGGGTCACGCGTTTCGTGCCCACAGACGATCCTCGTCTGTCGATCACCGTTCTCCGTCTGCCGGACGGCAACCTCAGCGGGAAGGGCTTCGCGACGACGGGCGAGGCCGGTCTCACCCAGCTCATCAACGGCACGGTGCCCGCCCTCGCTCCGATCGACGACGGTCCGACGCTCGATGCACGCCGTCTTTCGGAGACCGTCGCGGAGCTGATCCACGCCGCACGCCCCGACCACGTCACGACGAACATCCCGCACGAGAGCGCGTTCGCGCGGGGGGACCACCCCGACCACTCGTGCGTCGGATCATTGGTTCGAGCGGTGGCGCCGGTCGTCGGGATCGCGCCGGGAGACGTCACCTACTACATCGGTTATCCCTCGCAGCACGAGCCGATCAACGTCGAGGGGGAGGTCCTCGATGCGAAGGTCGAGGTCTACGCGACCTATGCGGCGCAGGACCCCGTGGTCACGTGCGACACCGCAGCGGCCTGCCTCGCCCAACCGGGCTTCGGGCAGTGGCTGCGTCGCTCGTACGGCATGACGGAGGGCGAGCTCCGGTTGATCTGAGCCGTCCCTGCTCGCGTCAGCGTCGTTCAGCCGGAGAGCTGGCCCGTTCCGCGATCAGGGCGGCCTCGACCCGCGACGACACCGACAGCTTGCCCAGGATCGAGCTGACGTGGTCTTTGACCGTCGCGGAGCTCAGGTGCAGCCGACGACCGATGTCGGCGTTCGAGTCGCCGGTGGGGAGCCACTCGAGGACGTCGCGCTCGCGGTCGGTCAGCAGAGCGACACGACGCGCGGCGTCGAGGTCGGGTCTTCCCGCGTAACCGTCGACCAGAGCGCGGGAGACCTCCGGCGACAGGACGACCCCACCCGCGGCGAGAGAGCGCACCATCGCCGCGAGGCAGGCGGGATCGGTGTCCTTCACGAGGAAGCCGGAAGCACCGTCTCGCAGGGCCCGGGTGATGGACTCGTCGGCCGCGAACGTCGTCAGGATGCCGACCACGGGCCGATCCGCGTCGTCTCGCAGTGCGGCGAGGATGTCGAGGCCGCTGAGCTCCGGCATCCGGATGTCGAGGAGGACGACGTCGGGATGGAGGGTGCGGATGGCGGCGAGAGCGTCGGGTCCGCCGACCGCGGCGACCACCTCGATGTCGTCCGCCGCGTTGAGGATGAAGGCGAAGCCGGAACGGACGAGCGCCTCATCGTCGACGACAATCACCCGGATCACGACAGTCACTGTACGCCGAGACGACGAAGCCGCCCCGGGGTGAGGGGCGGCAGGCCGGGACGAGGCGCGATACGTGGGGCTCAGCGCCTCGCCCCGGGGTTCAGGAGAGGTCAGTCCTCCGAGACGGTGACGGTGACCTCGATGTTGCCGCGCGTCGCGTTCGAGTAGGGGCAGACCTGGTGGGCCTCGTCGGCGAGCTGCTGGGCGAGATCGCTCTCGATACCGGGCAGAACGACCTCGAGCAGCACGGCCAGCTGGTAGCCGCCCTGGCCGTTGGGGCCGATGTGGACGCGGCCGCCGACCGAGGAGTCCTCGATCTTGACCTTGTGCGCGCGGGCGACGGAGTGCAGGGCGCCGTGGAAGCATGCGGCGTACCCGGCGGCGAACAACTGCTCGGGGTTGGTGCCGGCGCCGGAGCCGCCGAGCTCCTTGGGGGGAGCGACGTCGAGGTCGATGTACGTGCCGGCGGTCACGTGGCCGAGGCGGCCCTGGCCGGTGGAGACGGCTTCGGCGGTGTAGAGAACGTCCATGGTGTTCCTTTCTAGGGACGGTGGGGGTGCGGTCGTCAGGCCGGGTGGCGCGCCGCGTCGGCGTCGCGCACGTCATCGGGGTGATCGCGCAGGTCTTTCATGGCGTCGGTGAGTCGATGCAGCGCATCGATCAGTTCACGGGCGCTGCTGGCGTCGGTGAGGCCGGAGCCCGCGGCGATGCAGCGCGGGACGTGGGCCAGCTCGGTGCGCAGGGCGATGCCTCGCTCGGTCAGTGCCACGGTCACCACGCGTTCGTCATCGGTGCGGCGCGTACGGGTGAGGTACCCGGCGTTCTCCATGCGGGCGAGCATGGGGGAGAGCGTGCCGGAGTCGAGCTGCAGCGCCTCGCCGAGGCTGCCGACGGTCTGCTCTCCGTCGCTCCACAGGGTGACCAGGGCGATGTACTGCGGGTAGGTGAGGTTCCACGGTTCGAGGAGTGCGCGGTAGGCCTGCGTCGTCGTGCGGTTGGCGGCGTAGAGCGCGAAGCACACGAGCTGATCGACGGCGGGCATGAGGAAACTATTGCACACAACTTGGTTGTGCACAACCAAACTGCCCGCAATCGGTCGGGTGGGTCGAGGAGGTCAGGCCCGGACGCTCGGCCGTGAGACATCGCAACAGGAGGCGCATGGCGGGCACCATCTCGAGCTCGGTGCACCGAGCGATCCCCTCAGCGGCGACCGCGCCTGATCGCCCTCTGCGCGTGAGCCGACGGGTTCGTGCCGTCGGCTCACGCCGGGATGATCATGCTCGATCGGTGCGCTCGCCGCCGTCACCGGTTGCATCGACGGGATGCCGGGTCACCAGCAGCTCCGCTACGCGACGTCGGTCGACCGCGCTCACCTGCAGCGTCGCGCCGTCCACCTCGACGACATCGCCGACGTGGGCGAGCCGACCCAGACGTTCGACCACGAACCCGCCGACGGTGTCGGAGGCTCCGCGCGCCAGTGCGACACCCGTCGCCTCCTCGAAGTCCTGGAGGTTCAGGCGTCCCTCGACGGTCCCGTGCTCTCCCTCCGACAGGGGCTGCTCGGCATCCGTGTCGTACTCGTCGAAGATCTCTCCCACGACCTCCTCGACGAGGTCTTCGAGGGTCACGATCCCGTCGGTGCCGCCGTACTCGTCGACGACGACGGCGATGTGGCTGCCCTCGGCGCGCATCGTGGTGAGCGTCGGCAGGACGCGGGCGGTCGACGGGATGTAGCGGATCTCACGCATGACCGCGCTCAGGGCACGCTCCGGGTCGTCGGTGAGGTCGCGCACGTGGACGAAGCCGACGACGTCGTCGATGGTCTGCTCCGCCACGGGATAGCGCGAGAAGGGCAGATCGCGGACCTGCTCGTAGGCGTCGGCGATCGTGCCGCCGGCGTCGAGGGTCACGACCTCGGGTCGAGGGCGCATGACCTCGCTGACGTGGCGGTCCCGGAGCGAGAGGACATCGTCGAGGATGCGGCGCTCGTCGGCGGGGAGCCCTTCGTGGCTCGAGACGATGTCGCGCAACTCCTCGTCGGTCAGTTCCTCGCCGGTCTTGTTCGGATCGCCTCCGAGGAGGCGGACGAGCACGTTGGTCGAGATCGACAGCAGCCAGATCACCGGCCGCATGAGCTTCGCGAAGCCGTTCAGCACCGGGGCGACGGCGTAGGCGAACGCGGCGTTGCGCTGGATGGCGAGGCGCTTGGGGACCAGTTCGCCGAGCACGAGCGACAGATACGCGATGACGAGGGTCAACGTGATCGTGGCGATCGTGGCTGCGGCGCCCTGGTCGAGGCCGAGGTTGGTGAAGAGGGGCGTGACGGACGGGGCGATCGATGACGCTCCGTACGCTGCGGAGGCGAACCCGGCCACCGTCACCCCGATCTGCACGGCGGAGAGGAACGTGTTGGGGTTGCGCGCGAGGTCGGCGACCTTCTGGCCGCGCCGACCGCGGGCTGCGAGGGCGTTCACCTGACTCTCGCGAAGAGTGACCAGGGCCATCTCGGTCGCAGCGAAGACGCCGCCGACCAGAACGAAGACCACGACCAGCACGATGTTGAGCGCGAGATCGTTCACCGGGTCACCACCGTGACGAGGGGGAGGACATCGCCCGGGGTCACCCGGGCGCCTGGACTGTGACCGTCGGAGGCGTGGCTCATGCACCGAGTGTAGTGAGGGCGCCCGGTCTCGCTTCGGCGTTCGTTCGGGGTTGCGCCGAGTGCGCGGTTCTGCCAGCCGACGCTGCCGTCGCGATCAATACCAAGTCGGCCGCAGTGCGTCAACCGCTCCCTTGCGTCCAGCTTCGACTCGAACCATGGCTGCCATGAGCGAGATCACCGCACACCACGGACTTCTGACCGACATCGACCTCCACGTCGACGACACCGGCGGCACGGGCCGCGCCGTCGTCCTCATCCACGGCTGGCCCCTCTCGGGTGAGTCCTGGGCTCACCAGGTGCCCGCCCTCGAAGCCGCAGGCTACCGCGTCGTGACCTATGACCGTCGCGGTTTCGGGCGCAGCGACAAGCCGCACACCGGCTACGACTACGACACCTTCAGCAACGACCTGGAGGCTGTGCTCGAGGCTCTCGACCTGCGCGACGTCACGCTCGTCGGCTTCTCGATGGGCGGTGGTGAGGTCGCCCGCTACCTGACCCGTCACGGATCCGACCGTGTGCACAGCGTCGTCTTCGCGGCCGCGGTGCCGCCGTATCTCGCCCAGACCGACGACAACCCCGAGGGTCCGCTCGACGACGCGACCGCGGACGGGATGAAGCAGGGTCTGAAGGGCGACGAGAAGGCGTTCTATCACCAGTTCACCACCGACTTCTTCTCCGTCGACGGCACTCTCGCCGTCCCGGAGGCCGAGCGCGCCGAGGCCGAGCGGCTGGCCAACCAGGCCGACCACCACGCCGCCCTGAAGTCGATGGAGGCCTTCGCGACGACGGACTTCCGCGAAGACCTCCCGAACGTGACGGTGCCGGCCCTCGTCATCCACGGTGACAGCGACGGAACCGTGCCCTTCGAGGGGTCGGGCAAGCGCACCCACGAGGCGATCGCCGGCAGCGAGCTGCACGTGGTCGCCGGAGCGCCCCACGGCGTCAACGTCAGCCACGCCGACGAGTTCAACCGCGTGCTGATCGACTTCCTGAAGCGCTGACCCCGCCGCCGCACGCGTCCCCACTCTCGCCCGCACCCGCGGAGGACGCGACGGATGCCGAGATGCCCCGCCACCCGATCGGTGGCGGGGCATCTGTGAGTGAGGGCGCAGGAGGAGTCCCGTGCAGGGGCGGAGTGAGAGGCGCGATTCCCGCCGGGCGGAGGCGGCAGCGTTTGGTCATGGCATCCGAATGGCGTAGTCTCGATCTTTGGTGCCCGCCTCTCTGCGAGCGGGTCGCCCGAACGTGAGCCCTCCACCGGCCCTGTTCTCCCGCCATCGGCGGGGTAACGGACCACCGGAGCGGGATTCACGAACTCCTCCGTTCGATCAAGAAAGCAGCACTACTGTGACGCGCACTTTCACCCCCAAGGCCGCTGAGGTCACGCGCGAGTGGGTCGTTATCGACGCCACCGACGTCGTTCTCGGCCGTCTGGCCTCGCACGCGGCGGTCCTCCTCCGCGGCAAGCACAAGGCGACCTTCGCCAACCACATCGACTCTGGTGACTTCGTCATCGTGATCAACGCCGAAAAGGTCGCGCTCACGGGCCAGAAGCTCACGCAGAAGAAGGCCTACCGCCACTCGGGCTTCCCGGGCGGACTGAAGTCCGTCACCTACGACGAACTCCTCGAGAAGAACCCTGTCCGCGCGGTCGAGAAGGCCATCCGCGGCATGCTGCCCAAGAACAGCCTCGGCGCGGCGCAGCTCAAGAAGCTCAAGGTCTACCGCGGCGCCGAGCACCCCCATGGTGCTCAGCAGCCCACGGCATACACCTTCGACCAGGTCGCCCAGTAAGCGCCGCCGGATAAGGACGAAACAGTGTCGAACATCGACTCCAGCAACTACAGCACCGAGACGCCGGCCGAGCAGTCGGTCGTCGCCACCGAGCGCCCCGTGCTCTCGGTTCCCGGCGCAGCCGTGGGCCGTCGCAAGCAGGCAATCGCCCGCGTGCGTCTCGTTCCCGGCTCGGGCACGATCACGGTCAACGGCCGCACGATCGAGGACTACTTCCCGAACAAGCTGCACCAGCAGCTGATCAACGACCCGTTCACGGTGCTCGAGCTCGCCGGCTCGTACGACGTGATCGCGCGCATCTCCGGCGGTGGCCCCTCGGGTCAGGCCGGCGCGCTGCGCCTGGGCATCGCTCGCGCGCTCAACGAGATCGACGCCGAGAACAACCGCCCGACCCTCAAGAAGGCCGGCTTCCTCTCGCGTGACGCTCGCGTCAAGGAGCGCAAGAAGGCCGGTCTCAAGAAGGCCCGCAAGGCGCCTCAGTACTCCAAGCGCTGAGTTCGATCCTCCGTATGCCTCTCTTCGGCACGGACGGGGTGCGGGGGCTGGCCAACGGCCTCCTCACCGCCGAACTCGCGCTGCACCTGGCCCAGGCGACTGCTGTCGTCCTGGGCCAGGGCCGTTCTGCGGAAGCGCGCAAGGCCGAGGGCCGTCGCCTCACGGCCGTCGTCGCCCGCGACCCGCGTGTCTCGGGGGAGTTCCTCTCGGCCGCGGTCGCCGCAGGCCTGGCCTCCTCCGGTGTCGACGTTCTCGACGCCGGCGTCATCCCCACTCCAGCCACCGCGTTCCTCATCGCCGACCACGACGCCGACTTCGGCGTGATGGTGTCGGCGTCGCACAACCCGGCCCCTGACAACGGCATCAAGATCTTTGCCCGTGGCGGAACCAAGCTGCCCGACATCGTCGAGCAGCGCATCGAGAGCGCCCTCGAAGGCGAGCGGCTGCAGCCCACCGGCGCGGGAGTCGGGCGCATTCGTCGTTTCGCCGACGCCGAGGACCGCTACGTGCTGCACCTTCTCGGGTCTCTGCCGCACCGTCTCGACGGCATCCACGTCGTCCTCGACTGCGCCCACGGCGCGGCGGCGGGCGTGTCGCCCGAGACCTTCAAGGACGCGGGCGCCCAGGTGACGGTCATCGGAGCCGAGCCCGACGGCTTGAACATCAACGACGGCGTGGGCTCGACGCACCTCGACGTGCTCGCCGAGGCCGTCGTACGTCTGGGCGCCGACGTCGGCATCGCCCACGACGGTGACGCCGACCGCTGCCTCGCCGTCGACGCGCAGGGCAAGATCGTCGACGGCGATCAGATCATGGCGATCCTCGCGGTCGCGATGAAGGAGCGCGGGGCGCTCGCCGATGACACGCTCGTGGCGACGGTCATGAGCAACCTGGGACTCCACCGTGCGATGCAGGCCCACGGCATCCGGGTTCTGCAGACCGGCGTGGGTGACCGCTATGTGCTCGAGGCGATGAACGAGGGCGGCTACTCCCTCGGCGGCGAGCAGTCCGGACACGTGATCATGAGCGATTTCGCCACCACCGGTGACGGCCTCTTGACCGGCCTGCACCTCGTGGCCGAGATGGCCCGTCAAGACAAGACGCTGGCTGAGCTCGCCTCGATCATGACCGTCTACCCGCAGGTGCTGGTGAACGTGCGCGGCGTGGATCGCGACGGCGTGAGCGACGAGGGCGTCCAGCGAGCCGTGGCCGCGTCGACGGCCGAGCTCGGCGACTCCGGTCGTGTGCTGCTGCGCGCGTCGGGCACCGAGCAGCTCGTGCGAGTGATGGTCGAAGCGGCCTCCGAAGAGGACGCCCGCGCACACGCCGATCGGCTGGCCGAGGTCGTGCGGGAGCGCCTCGCCCTCTGACCCCGGAGGACGGGGCGGACGTGCGTCGAGCACGCCCGCCCCGTCCTCGATCGGCGCTGACGTCCGCGGAGGTCCCGTCGAAGGGATGCCGCGGTGATCAGTACTCGAGCGATTCGATGTAGCGCAGCAGGACGCCCTCGCGCAGCGCCCAGGGTGAGACCTCGAGCTCCTCGACATCGAGCGCTTTCATGGCGCGCTCGACGACGACCGCGGCGGCCACGATCTGGAACGTGCGGTCGGCGGTGATGCCCGGCAGGGCCTCGCGTGCGTCGGCGGGGATGCGAGCGAGCCGCGGGATCCAGTCCTTCAGCTCTCTGCGAGGCAGCACCATGCGGTCGATGCCCGACCAGCCGGGGACGGGATAGCCCGCCAGTTTCGCGAGCGATCGGATGGCCTTGGACGACCCCACCACGTGGTCGGGGCGCGGGAGGGCGGCGAAGCGCTCGGCGACGGGGGCGAGGACGGATGCCGCGTGCTGACGCAGCGCGTCGATCTCCTCGCCGCTGGGAGGGTCGTGGGGGAGGAACTGCACCGTGGAGCGTCCCGCGCCGAGCGGCACGGACTCGGCGAGATCGGGGAGCTCGTCGGCGCCGCCCGCGATCTCGAGGGAGCCGCCGCCGATGTCGAACAGCAGGATCTGCCCCGCCGACCAGCCGAACCAGCGCCTCACCGCGAGGTAGGTGAAGCGGGCCTCGGTCTCCCCGCCCAGAACCTGGAGGGGCTGTCCGAGCGCTTCCTCGATGAGGGCGATGACCTCCTCTCCGTTGGTCGCGTCGCGCACCGCGGAGGTGGCCGTGGCGAGGAGCTCGTCGACCCGCTCGGCGCGGGCGCGATCGCGCGCGGCGGTCACGGCATCCACCAGTCCCCGCACACCCTCCTGCGAGATGGACCCGTCGGGCAGCAGGTAGCGCATCAGCCGGAGCACGGAGCGGTGCGAGGTGGTGGCGGTCGGGCGTCCTCCCGCCCGGGCGTTCGCGACGAGCAGGTGGACGGTGTTCGAACCGATGTCGAGGACTCCCAGGCGCACGACCCGAGCGTAGTGGCCGCGGGGAGACGGCCGGGGTCGGCGGGGGAGGGTGACGCCCCGGGTAGCATGAGCGGGTGTCCGCCGCCGAGACCGAGACCGCAGCTCCCGCGCCGTCGCTGAGCCCCTACCGTCAGATCGACCGCGACGACTGGGCTCGCATGGCCGGTGGGCTGGAGCAGCCGCTGACCGAGAACGAGATCGTGCAGTTGCGCGGCATCGGAGATCGGCTGGACCCCCGCGAGGTCGCCGAGGTCTACCTGCCGTTGAGCCGTCTGTTGAGCTTGTACGCGCGGGCCACCCGTCGGCTCGGTGCCGACACGAGCACCTTCCTGGGGGAGCCGGATGCCACGACTCCCTTCGTGATCGGAGTCGCCGGGTCGGTGGCGGTGGGCAAGTCGACCATCGCGCGTCTGCTGCGCGAGCTGATGAGCCGCTGGCCCGACACCCCTCGGGTGGAGCTGGTGACCACCGACGGATTCCTCTATTCGAACGCCGAGTTGGAACGGCGCGGTCTGATGGACCGCAAGGGCTTCCCGGAGTCGTACGACCGGCGGGCGCTCGTGGAGTTCCTCAGCGAGGTGAAGTCGGGTGCGGAGGAGGCGCGGGCTCCGTTCTACTCCCACGTGCGATACGACATCATGCCCGACGCGCACGTCACGGTTCATCGACCCGACGTCGTCATCGTCGAGGGGCTGAACGTGCTCCAGCCGCCGCCGTCGCCGAACGAAGTGGCCGTCAGCGATCTGTTCGACTTCTCGATCTACGTCGATGCCGATGCGGCGCACATCGAACGCTGGTACGTCGACCGTTTCCTCGCGCTGCGCGACAACGCCTTCACCAATCCGACCTCGTTCTTCAAGGTCTTCGCCGACATCAGCGACGAAGAGGCCGTCGAGCGTGCGCTCGGATACTGGCGGGAGATCAACCTGCCGAACCTCGAAGAGAATGTGCTGCCCACGCGCCATCGCGCGAAGCTCGTGCTTCAGAAGGGTCCAGACCACACGGTCGAGACCGTGCTGCTCCGCAAGCTCTGAACGGGCCGGCCCGGGAGCGACCCGGTCCCGCCGTGCGGCGCCGGAATCGCTCGGGCCCGCCTCTCGGGTCGTCGCGGAGGGGTTTGCTCAGCCCCGCCACGTAGACTCGACTCCATGTGCGGAATCATCGGGTACGTGGGTCCTCGGCAGAGCCAGGACATCCTGCTGGCGGGTCTGTCGCGTCTGGAGTACCGGGGGTACGACTCCGCCGGCATCGCCGTGATCGACGGCGACGGGCGGCTCGACATGCGCAAGCGCGCGGGAAAGCTCGCCGTGCTGCGCGGGGACCTCGAGTCCACGCCCATGCCGAACGGCACCACCGGCATCGGTCACACCCGCTGGGCGACGCACGGTGGCCCCACCGACGCCAACGCCCACCCGCACCTGGCCGACGACGACAAGCTCGCCGTGATCCACAACGGCATCATCGAGAACTTCGCCGAGCTCAAGAGCGAGCTCGTCGGCGAGGGCTTCGCGTTCCGCAGCGAGACCGACACCGAGGTCGCCGCGGTCATGATCGGTCGCGAGTACGCGCGCACCAAAGACCTGGTGCAGGCGTTCCGCTCGGTCGTGTCGCGCCTCGAGGGGGCGTACACGCTCCTCGCGATGCACGAGGATCACCCGGGCCTGGTCGTCGGTGCCCGCCGCAACTCGCCGCTCGTGATCGGTCTGGGCGAGGGAGAGAACTTCCTCGGCTCCGACGTCGCCGCCTTCGTCGAGCACACGCGCAATGCGCTGGCCATCGGCCAGGACGAGATCGTGGCCATCACCCCCGAGGGCGTCGAGGTCACGGACTTCTCGGGCGCCCCCGTCGAGGTCGAGGCTTTCGAGGTCACCTGGGACGCCTCGGCCGCTGAGAAGGGCGGCTGGTCATCGTTCATGGCCAAGGAGGTCTCGGAGGAGCCCGAGGCCGTCGCCAACACCATCCGCGGTCGCATCCACGAGGGCCGGGTCGAGATCCCCGAGCTGGACGGCATGGACGACTTCCTCGCCGACATCGACCGTATCCTCGTCATCGCGTGCGGCACGGCGGCGTACGCCGGCATGGTCGGCAAGTACGCCCTCGAGACCTGGACCCGCGTCCCCGTCGACGTCGAGTTGGCGCACGAGTTCCGCTACCGCAACCCCGTGCTCACCGCCCGCACGT
Encoded here:
- a CDS encoding YbhB/YbcL family Raf kinase inhibitor-like protein, whose protein sequence is MADLSRPQTPDPYSLLPSVPSFDVVSDDVTDGQPLADDQVADKGNTSPQLSWSNVPEGTKSFVITGFDPDAPTPSGFWHWVLVDVPADVRELASGAASGDLPGHAFHVRNDGGEAGFLGAAPPQGDQPHRYFFVVHAVSEESLGVDADATPAVVSFNLAFKTLGRAILHGTYRH
- a CDS encoding PIG-L family deacetylase, translating into MFGGVAVGGLAVLGGGALVYREIRRSAPPEGTWVKLSPIVPVPDASPRPVSPAFEEPGDDTTVAVWAHADDDIIFANPHLAGIIGSGATLRTIFVTAGDAGRGLAYAQQREAGIRAAYDEMRGSTQPWDTTQLTLRSGARVTRFVPTDDPRLSITVLRLPDGNLSGKGFATTGEAGLTQLINGTVPALAPIDDGPTLDARRLSETVAELIHAARPDHVTTNIPHESAFARGDHPDHSCVGSLVRAVAPVVGIAPGDVTYYIGYPSQHEPINVEGEVLDAKVEVYATYAAQDPVVTCDTAAACLAQPGFGQWLRRSYGMTEGELRLI
- a CDS encoding response regulator, translating into MIRVIVVDDEALVRSGFAFILNAADDIEVVAAVGGPDALAAIRTLHPDVVLLDIRMPELSGLDILAALRDDADRPVVGILTTFAADESITRALRDGASGFLVKDTDPACLAAMVRSLAAGGVVLSPEVSRALVDGYAGRPDLDAARRVALLTDRERDVLEWLPTGDSNADIGRRLHLSSATVKDHVSSILGKLSVSSRVEAALIAERASSPAERR
- a CDS encoding organic hydroperoxide resistance protein; the protein is MDVLYTAEAVSTGQGRLGHVTAGTYIDLDVAPPKELGGSGAGTNPEQLFAAGYAACFHGALHSVARAHKVKIEDSSVGGRVHIGPNGQGGYQLAVLLEVVLPGIESDLAQQLADEAHQVCPYSNATRGNIEVTVTVSED
- a CDS encoding MarR family winged helix-turn-helix transcriptional regulator, producing MPAVDQLVCFALYAANRTTTQAYRALLEPWNLTYPQYIALVTLWSDGEQTVGSLGEALQLDSGTLSPMLARMENAGYLTRTRRTDDERVVTVALTERGIALRTELAHVPRCIAAGSGLTDASSARELIDALHRLTDAMKDLRDHPDDVRDADAARHPA
- a CDS encoding hemolysin family protein, whose protein sequence is MNDLALNIVLVVVFVLVGGVFAATEMALVTLRESQVNALAARGRRGQKVADLARNPNTFLSAVQIGVTVAGFASAAYGASSIAPSVTPLFTNLGLDQGAAATIATITLTLVIAYLSLVLGELVPKRLAIQRNAAFAYAVAPVLNGFAKLMRPVIWLLSISTNVLVRLLGGDPNKTGEELTDEELRDIVSSHEGLPADERRILDDVLSLRDRHVSEVMRPRPEVVTLDAGGTIADAYEQVRDLPFSRYPVAEQTIDDVVGFVHVRDLTDDPERALSAVMREIRYIPSTARVLPTLTTMRAEGSHIAVVVDEYGGTDGIVTLEDLVEEVVGEIFDEYDTDAEQPLSEGEHGTVEGRLNLQDFEEATGVALARGASDTVGGFVVERLGRLAHVGDVVEVDGATLQVSAVDRRRVAELLVTRHPVDATGDGGERTDRA
- a CDS encoding alpha/beta fold hydrolase is translated as MSEITAHHGLLTDIDLHVDDTGGTGRAVVLIHGWPLSGESWAHQVPALEAAGYRVVTYDRRGFGRSDKPHTGYDYDTFSNDLEAVLEALDLRDVTLVGFSMGGGEVARYLTRHGSDRVHSVVFAAAVPPYLAQTDDNPEGPLDDATADGMKQGLKGDEKAFYHQFTTDFFSVDGTLAVPEAERAEAERLANQADHHAALKSMEAFATTDFREDLPNVTVPALVIHGDSDGTVPFEGSGKRTHEAIAGSELHVVAGAPHGVNVSHADEFNRVLIDFLKR
- the rplM gene encoding 50S ribosomal protein L13 produces the protein MTRTFTPKAAEVTREWVVIDATDVVLGRLASHAAVLLRGKHKATFANHIDSGDFVIVINAEKVALTGQKLTQKKAYRHSGFPGGLKSVTYDELLEKNPVRAVEKAIRGMLPKNSLGAAQLKKLKVYRGAEHPHGAQQPTAYTFDQVAQ
- the rpsI gene encoding 30S ribosomal protein S9, translating into MSNIDSSNYSTETPAEQSVVATERPVLSVPGAAVGRRKQAIARVRLVPGSGTITVNGRTIEDYFPNKLHQQLINDPFTVLELAGSYDVIARISGGGPSGQAGALRLGIARALNEIDAENNRPTLKKAGFLSRDARVKERKKAGLKKARKAPQYSKR
- the glmM gene encoding phosphoglucosamine mutase, which codes for MPLFGTDGVRGLANGLLTAELALHLAQATAVVLGQGRSAEARKAEGRRLTAVVARDPRVSGEFLSAAVAAGLASSGVDVLDAGVIPTPATAFLIADHDADFGVMVSASHNPAPDNGIKIFARGGTKLPDIVEQRIESALEGERLQPTGAGVGRIRRFADAEDRYVLHLLGSLPHRLDGIHVVLDCAHGAAAGVSPETFKDAGAQVTVIGAEPDGLNINDGVGSTHLDVLAEAVVRLGADVGIAHDGDADRCLAVDAQGKIVDGDQIMAILAVAMKERGALADDTLVATVMSNLGLHRAMQAHGIRVLQTGVGDRYVLEAMNEGGYSLGGEQSGHVIMSDFATTGDGLLTGLHLVAEMARQDKTLAELASIMTVYPQVLVNVRGVDRDGVSDEGVQRAVAASTAELGDSGRVLLRASGTEQLVRVMVEAASEEDARAHADRLAEVVRERLAL
- a CDS encoding Ppx/GppA phosphatase family protein, which codes for MRLGVLDIGSNTVHLLVANARAGGRPTATTSHRSVLRLMRYLLPDGSISQEGVRGLVDAVTAARDRARAERVDELLATATSAVRDATNGEEVIALIEEALGQPLQVLGGETEARFTYLAVRRWFGWSAGQILLFDIGGGSLEIAGGADELPDLAESVPLGAGRSTVQFLPHDPPSGEEIDALRQHAASVLAPVAERFAALPRPDHVVGSSKAIRSLAKLAGYPVPGWSGIDRMVLPRRELKDWIPRLARIPADAREALPGITADRTFQIVAAAVVVERAMKALDVEELEVSPWALREGVLLRYIESLEY